GCGACTTCATGTCGCCATTGTCTTCAATCACTTTCACTGCAAAAACCGTACTAGAGAAGCTGAGCGCGAATGCAATTAATAAAAGTTGATTAAGGCTATAGCCGTCTAATTGCTCAATTCCTATCATGCCCAGCAGTTTTAAAATGGGTAAAAAGAACAGAATAGAGCCCACCAGATGCAGGCTTGACGTTGCCCAAACCTCAGCTTTAAATAAGCTTTTCAGGTCTAGTTTTAAACCAATCGAAAACAATAATAAGGTGACACCTAAATCAGCCAGTTGTTGCAACAAAGGTAAGCTGTGATCTTCAATGCCAAAGGTAAACAGTACAAAGCCTGCTGCTAGGTAGCCAATTAATGGAGGTAACCCAATACGACTAACTAACATGCCGCAAAGTAAGGTGATAATTAAAATGGCGGGTTCCATGATACTCCTAGTAATGGTGCTAATTTAAAACAAGGTCAACTTAGCCATTGTATAAGATAATCATGAGTTTTGTATGAAAATGACTGTTTATATAAAAAAACAAGCAACTTTTAAAAAAAAGTCGCTTGTTTTCATGATTTAAGAAATTGCTAATAAACTATTTGATCAGTAAATCTAAGTGATTAGCAAAATCTTTAGGTCCCATAAAACCCGTTACACGTAAATCTTTACGTTCAGTGCCATTTTCATCAAACATGATCAGTGTTGGTAAACCTAATACGCCGTAATGCTCAAGTAATTCGACATCAATTTTATCACTTTTGGTGACATCAGCTTGCAATAACACCATTTGATTTAAACGCTCAAGCACTTGGCTATCAGCAAAGGTAATGGCTTCAAACTCTTTACAGGCAACACACCAATCAGCATATAAATCTAGCATCACGGTTTTGCCGCTGATGCTGGCTTTATCTAGCTCAACTTCTAAATCTTCCAATGATTTAATTTTAATAAAATGGTGTGACTCAGCCGCGGCGTTTTGATTGTTAGTGCCGTTTACTGACATGGCTGGGGTTGCCATACCAAAGTGACTCATCACCGCTTGGAAGCCATAAGAGAAGCTGGCTAGCAGGGCTAAAATCAGTAACACACTGCGTACAGTTTGTTTCCAGTTAAAGGTGGTTAACTTGTTTTGATGCATCAAGTAGCCCACTAAACAAATACCCCAAATTGACCACAACACATCAGATACTAAACCCACCCAAATACGGCCAAGCATCATAATTGATACTGAAATTAGCAAGAAGCCGAAGATGGTTTTGATAATATCCATCCACGCACCTGCCCGAGGTAGAATTTTACCGCCAGAGGTTCCTATGATCAGTAACGGTACGCCCATGCCCATGCTTAATACATAAAGCGCTAAAAAGCCTTGCAGTAAGTCACCGCTTTGCGCCACATAGATTAATGCGCCTGATAAAGGTGCTGTGGTACAAGGTGAAGCCACTAATCCTGAAATCACCCCCATCAAGAATACGCCAATCAGGTTGCCGCCTTTTTGGTTGTTCGACAGTGAGTTCATTTTTTCTTGCCATTTTGATGGCAGTTTTAAATCGTACATGCCAAACATGGATAAACTTAACAGCACAAACATCACGGCTAAGAAAATCAAAATGGCAGGGTGTTGTAATGCCGCTTGAAACTTCATGCCTGCTGAGGCCACCACTAAGCCCAGCAATGAATAAGTAATGGCCATACCTTGCACGTACGCCATTGACAAGGTGAAGGCTTTGGCGGTTGACAGCTTTTGCCCTTGGCCAACAATAATGCCCGACAAAATAGGGTACATTGGAAACACACAAGGCGTTAAGGCAAGGCCTATACCTAAGCCAAAGAAAATCGCCAAGGTCCATAGTAAGCTATCGTTAGCTAACATTTGGCTTAGGGTATCTTGTTGTGTAATAGGCGCAGAACTGGCTTTGTTATCATCCGCTTGCGGTGCACCAATGACCTTTTTCGCTTTAGCAGACTCAGCCACTTTGCCATCATTGGCTGCCACTTCCGACAAAATCACTTCACGAGTGGTTGGCGGATAACACAGTTTGCCTTCAGCACAGCCCATAAAGGTCACTTTAAAGGTGCCTTCTTTGCTGGCTTCTTTTATTCCAATTGGAATTTCAACAAAGCTGTAAAACACTTCTTGCTCACCAAAATATTCATCTTGGTGGCTTTTGCCGCGAGGTAAAT
This Shewanella aestuarii DNA region includes the following protein-coding sequences:
- a CDS encoding protein-disulfide reductase DsbD; translated protein: MKKLFALVLTSLLLVGTIAITPSAHSNSKFSFLSNEPELMPVNEAFNFDFSQQDNQLKISWVIADGYYMYRDKLQFSADGAVIGDIDLPRGKSHQDEYFGEQEVFYSFVEIPIGIKEASKEGTFKVTFMGCAEGKLCYPPTTREVILSEVAANDGKVAESAKAKKVIGAPQADDNKASSAPITQQDTLSQMLANDSLLWTLAIFFGLGIGLALTPCVFPMYPILSGIIVGQGQKLSTAKAFTLSMAYVQGMAITYSLLGLVVASAGMKFQAALQHPAILIFLAVMFVLLSLSMFGMYDLKLPSKWQEKMNSLSNNQKGGNLIGVFLMGVISGLVASPCTTAPLSGALIYVAQSGDLLQGFLALYVLSMGMGVPLLIIGTSGGKILPRAGAWMDIIKTIFGFLLISVSIMMLGRIWVGLVSDVLWSIWGICLVGYLMHQNKLTTFNWKQTVRSVLLILALLASFSYGFQAVMSHFGMATPAMSVNGTNNQNAAAESHHFIKIKSLEDLEVELDKASISGKTVMLDLYADWCVACKEFEAITFADSQVLERLNQMVLLQADVTKSDKIDVELLEHYGVLGLPTLIMFDENGTERKDLRVTGFMGPKDFANHLDLLIK